The following is a genomic window from Oryzias latipes chromosome 12, ASM223467v1.
CGCCTATGGACAGAACAAGGTTTGATGTTAAGGTTGAGGTAGATTACATCTTGATGCCCCTTAGAAAAAGTACACTTGAAGTGTATTTTATtaagttgttgttcacctttcattGATTGACataggtggtttggcagagattttttccCCAAGattcccttcctgacacaaccctttATTTATCTAGgctggggacaggcacagggagacccagactttggCCCCTTGTGGTTACATAGTTAAGCAGTAGCGCAAAGGGTCTTGCTCAAGCACCCACACTGGATGAGGCACATGGGAATCTGGAAATCGAACCCTAATTTTCCATCTTACACGTaaccaactgagctatccagTTGCTAAGTTTATCTTATTAAGTATTCTTGAGCATAAGTATAGCAAGTATTCTATCGACCACGTACGTGTAGTGCAAGAAGTATACTAAGTACATCAgactaaattgaaacattttaattttacaatatGTAGATAGCACAGTATATAAAacgtaaacttcaagtatactgcctTATCTTTAGCATAGAACAAGTATACTTCTAGTACATCTAAATAGGCTACTATTTGCTAAGGGGATCTAtcttctttaaaaacagatttcacTGTTTAAGTGAATTCTTCTGAGACTATGCAACATGGTCGGGGTCAGTTATCTTCAGAGGAGAACGTTTTGAGGTTTTGTTCTGAGTTTTTACAGCTGGATATAGAGTAAGAAtttggttgtgtccaaatttctTCACTATTTACAACGTAGTGGTCTATAAAGtgtgttcaccattttgtagagctgtcagaatctataattccaaaatccagtgccttaaattatttttcgtgtgaaaaaaaaaatagtttcatctttttttttactaaccatcaacttttttattcttagaacacagtggatttattcaaagtttttgtaaaatgttcatatttattagggaTACTTCTTTGGGAAGTCAGTGACATCATAtttgcccttaaaaaaaaaaagtagtgagcattgtgtccaaaatgtttttaaatccaggAGAATAGATAGTCCCAGACTTTACAGTTATGTAGTAGTTAgagagtagggagggaatttggacatagccattGTCCAGTAAAAAATAAGATCAACACCTGGGTCAAGATCCTTCTTGGTAAGAATGttaggttcgattcccggaggggaatgagcaatggtactgggggcaattaccatatcaatggcgagcagttaacatcacccagtgagggtccttaggcaagacccttaacgctactgcctcccgagcgcggtttcggctgcagctcaccgctccccaaggggatgggtcaaatgcggagaaagaatttcccttcgtgggataaaatacagtgtataaaaataaaaaaaataaaaaaaagaatgggctTAGTGCTGCCCCCCTTCTGTGAGGAGGTATAGGTCCCTCTGGTGAGTTTTTTGTCTGCATATCTAGACCAGTTAAAAGTTCCCGGAGAATATCTGGattcaaaaaggtttttaacaAAATCAATGCTTAATGCTggggaccttgaaatgcttgtCATCATGCCTCATGTTGCTAATACACAATGTACAATTAAATTAAGCACTACACCTAATTTAGCATCCCCTTACATAgtaaagaacaaacaaacattggggaatatttttttatattattggaAATAAAGTCAGACATGACATTAAACCTGACTTGGAAGACTGACTCCATTGCCTAGAAGGCTCTGAGTatccatttactttttttaaaaaaaaattgaaataacttTAAACTGCCAAAAGTCTCAGTACACGGCAGCCCAGCGGGTCCTAAGTCCTCATTGTCCTTTTGACCAGGTTTCAAGAATGTCAAAATGTGTCAAAGTAATCATTACAGAATTTGGAAGGACATTCAAAACTTTACTCTGACCCCATGACTCATCTGATTGTTTTAACTGCAGATGTGGAAGTCGAcagaaaacaagcacaaaaacagCAATGTCCTAGAGTTCTGTGATATGTCCCAGAGAACCTGTGGGCTGAagttcttcactggtgtcaTTCCTCACCTCTATTCCACCATTTGAGGGTTTGGGGCACTGTTGCATTTCTCAGGAGAATGTTTTGGTAGGCCTCCATGCTGTCTGCTGTGAATCATGAGATGTTGTAGAATGTCCAGACTGTGCATGTGCCAAGGGTCCACTAGAATTCAGCAGCCTTAAGCAACCTGGTGCAAATTCTTAAGAGGGGATATTGTCCATATGTTTCTCTACTTTCCTGGATTTGTGACACGCCTAGCTTCATGTTCTGCCCTTTATTATGTTCTGAGTAATAATTTGAATAAGTTATATTCCACACTTTTtatgggcttttattttgaagatgctGTTAAGATAGGATGTTGTtacaacaattcagccatcttGCATTTTCTCTCAGCAAGCACACGGTCTCAAGTTCaaagtcaaaagtcaaagtcaaagtcaactttattgtcaattcttcacatgtgcatcacatacaatgaatcgaAAATTTGCTTCTTACTCCCTCGTGTCTGTTcagtagaagaaaaataaaaacaaagtatacgtttagaataaaataaataagtaaaaagaaagaaaaagatacaatttacaATATACAACATAGGCAATTTGCCATAAAAGTGCGAGTGCACTTAAGGCAGTGTCTCAAGGCAGCGGGGGGGTGGGTTCGTTTGAGCACTGTTCATGGGGGGATATGGGTGGTGGGTaggtggagaggggagagggtGTTTAGCATCCTGATGGCCTGGTGTGTGAAACTGTTTCTGAGTCTAGTGGTCCGGGAGCAGAGGCTCCTGTACCTCCTCCCTGAGGGCAGAAGGctgaacaggttgtgtgcagggtggtgtgcatccttgattattgttagtgttttgcgggtgaggcgggtGATGTATAAGTCCTGCAGGGAGAGGAGTGGTGTTCCAATGATTCTCCTGGCTGTGTTGACTATGCGCTGCAGGGCTTTCCTGTTGCTGTGTGTACAGCTGCCCCcccacacagtgatgcagctggagaggatgctctcgatggttCCTCTGTAGAATGTGGTCATGATGGCTGGTGAAGCACCTGATCTTTTTAGTTTCCGCAGGAAGTAGAGACGTTGTTGTCCTTTCTTTGCCAATGATGTGGTGTGGGCggtccaggagaggtcctcaCTGATGTGAACCCCTAGGAATTTTGTGCTGCTCACTCTCTCCACAGCAGTACCATCAATGATCAGTGGCAGGTGTTGAGTGTGGCCCCTCTGAAAGTTGACAacaatctcctttgtcttgccgACATTTAGCAGGAGGTTATTGTCTCTGCACCATTTTGTCAGCAGATCCACCTCTTCCCTGTAGTTAGTCTCATCGCCCTTGGTGATGAGACCCACCAGGGTTGTGTCGTCTGTGTCTGTGTCGTTCATCCTCTgacatctgtttttgtgttcaaGCTTTTGACATCATCGTCTGTAAGTTGCTTTATTTTGACCAGAAGTATAATAATAAGTCTTTAGTTTTGCAAAAACGTTAATAGAAAATATTTATGTGTTAAACACTGGATGTTTGAATGATGGTGGATTAAGCGTCATGCAGTGACTACTCCATGTGCATTTAGGTGTATGTATGctaattttattcatatttgacTGTTCTAAGAGTaggtttatttctgttttacagttttttactctgttttggAGACATTTTTTGGAGTATTAAAGCTGGAGCTATGGACGCTACATCCTGACTCTGCTCATGTTTCCAAAAGGAGTTAGGCTTACTGCTGAATTGCGTTAGATACACGTAAAGAGAGCAGGACAGTAAAAAAAGACGATACCCAACTAGCTAACAACACAGTCAGTTAGACAACGTCAAACATGGATGAACTTTTCCAAGATGGAGCATCAGTAAGGACTCGGAAAAGTGCAAGTTCGAGTAGATCATCCGTGAGTGCCGCAGCAGCAAAGGCTAGAGCAGTGGCAGAAGCCGCCCGTGCACGTGCAGCAtttgcagaaaaagagaaaagcatcAAGGTCAAAAAGGCTAAACTAGAAGCCAATCTAAAAGCACTAAAGTACGAAAGAGAGGCTGCAGCTGCTAATGCCCAAGCAGAAGTATtggaagcagcagcagacctAGAGGATGAAGGAGTGCGTAGCATGAAAAGTTCTCCCATGTCacttcaaaacacacatgaccGTGTTAGTGACTatgttcaaaaacaaaatgcctGTTATTCCAAAGGCCCTGAATCAGCCAACTTGCCAGAGCCATCGGAACAGTCTTTCGAGCCTCGCTTCAACCTTCCATCACAGTTTGTCTACGATGGGAAAGAATATTTCATCAAAAACTCCTGGCATATTCCACCAAAATATGAGCACGGACCAGGTTCCCCACATGCTCAACAGATTGGACTTGGTTACAATCCATCTATCCAACTTAACGCTCAAACTCAGTGCCGAATCGACGAAGAATCACGACGCAGCTTACCTAAGCCTGGGGTAGATTTACCAAAGTACATCAATGCATCTCATACAAGTGGTCCAGAGCCCTCAGCCTTCATGGACATGGCAAAATACCTAGCAAGGAAAGAGCTTGTCAGTACGGGCCTTTCACACTTCGACGACCATCCAGAAACATACAGAGCATGGAAGtcctctttttcaaacacaatcAAAGACTTGGATCTAACAGCAAGTGAGCAACTGGACCTACTCTCAAAATGGCTGCTTACTAAAAATAACTGGTTCACAGGTCCGGCATTTTTGTCCAAATCACCCACAGCAAGCGACCAGCAACAAACATTTGAGCTTGTAGATCCGGACTCGGACGTTGACATCAGACCACAAGTAACAAGTTGCATAACAAGCTACAATGATGAGCCGCTCAATCctgaaagatttgaaagattCTCTTCCTGGAAATCACTGCAAAGAGCAGTAGCAACTCTTATACATGTGGCACAGTCTTTCAAGTCAACAAACAAATGCCCCACTGGTTGTAGTGGGTGGCATCAGTGTAAAAGACCTCACACTGTTGATGAGCTAAATGAGGCAACCACGGTGATCCTACGCACTGTGCAGATGGCGTGTTTTCCTGAGGAACGTAAAGTTTTGTCAAAAGGAACTGAGGTAAACACGAAAAGTCCATTGGCAAGATTGAATCCTGCTATCTCTCCAGAAGGATTGTTGAGAATAGGGGGCAGGTTGAAGCAAGCAGATCTGAGTGAACAAGAAAAACATCCAGTTATTTTGCCAGGCAAACACCATGTGTCTACACTTCTCATAAGACACTATCACGAGCAGGTGGAGCACCAAGGGCGCACATTTACGGAAGGTGCAGTAAGAGCTGCCAGCCTCTGGTTGATTGGAGGCTAAAGAAGCATTAGCAGCATTCTGCATGGATGTGTCACTTGCCGAAAGCTCCGTGGGAGAAGACAGAGCCAAAAGATGTCAGACCTTCCACAAGAGCGACTGAACATTTCACCTCCCTTCACCTACACTGGTGTGGATGTCTTCGGCCCGTGGTTCGTCACTGCCAGACGCACAAGAGGTGGTGAAGCAAACAATAAGCGCTGGGCGGTTCTTTTCACTTGTCTGAGTACCCGTGCAGTCCACATAGAGGTTATAGAGTCCATGAACACGTCGTCCTTCATACACTCTCTGAGGAGATTTTTCGCAATTCGTGGGCCCTCCGAACAACTACACTCAGATTGTGGCACCAATTTCGTTGGGGCTTGCAAAGAGTTGCAGTTCTACAAAGTGTTGAAGGAGTCGGACGTCCAAAGATACACTAACAGTCAAGGGTGTTCGTGGAACTTCAACTCGCCTCACTCTTCCCACAAGGGTGGGGTTTGGGAACACATGATTGGAGTTGCAAGGCGGATTTTGGACTCAATGTTAATGCGCACCCCTTCTTCTAGTTTGACTCACGAAGTCCTGTGCACTCTCATGGGAGGAGTGACCTCAATCATCAACTCCAGACCGCTGGTCTCTGTTTCCTCTGACCCAGAAGTACCTGAGATACTCACCCCAGCCATGCTCCTCACCCGCAAGCAGTGTGTACCCCCTCCACCTGGGGTGTTCACTGAGAAGGACATGTACAAGCAACAGTGGCGTCAAGTGCAACGACTGGCAGACCAGTTCTGGTGTCGCTGGAAACGTGAATACCTGCACACATTGCAAGTTCGGAACAAGTGGCAGGAGTCCTGTCGCAACATTGAACAAGGTGACGTCGTCCTGTTAAAAGACAGCCAAACCTGTCGCAATGACTGGCCCATGGCACTCGTCACCAAAACCTTTCCTGGACGTGGTGGAAAAGTCCGCAAGATCGAAATTAAGACAACAAAGGATGGGTGCGTGAAGAAGTTTCTTCGGCCTGTCACAGAGATTGTTCTTCTTCTAACAACAAAGGACTGAATGCTAATTCGTAATGTTTTTAGTTTGTATGGCATCCTCACAGATACCAGGTAGGGAGTGTTCTGCCCTTTATTATGTTCTGAGTAATAATTTGAATAAGTTTTATTCCACACTTTTTATGggcctttattttgaagatgcTGTTAAGATAGGATGTTGTtacaacaattcagccatcttGCATTTTCTCTCAGCAAGCACACGGTCTCAAGTTCATCCTCTgacatctgtttttgtgttcaaGCTTTTGACATCATCGTCTGTAAGTTGCTTTATTTTGACCAGAAGTATAATAATAAGTCTTTAGTTTTGCAAAAACGTTAATAGAAGATATATATGTGTTAAACACTGGATGTTTGAATGATGGTGGATTAAGCGTCATGCAGTGACTACTCCATGTGCATTTAGGTGTATGTATGctaattttattcatatttgacTGTTCTAAGAGcaggtttattttctgttttacagttttttactctgttttggAGACATTTTTTGGAGTATTAAATCTGGAGCTATAGACGCTACATCCTGACTCTGCTCATGTTTCCAAAAGGAGTTAGGCTTACTGCTGAATTGCGTTAGATACACGTAAAGAGAGCAGGACACTTCACATCTTTTTTCCCTTAAACTACATTCACATCACCCTCAGCAACGCAAGTTCGAGtgaccactttaaaaaaaaagtcttaatgtacataaatgttttatataattggaaataaagtcaGGCATGAAGGGTTTAAACTTGATTTGGAAGACTGGCTCCATTGGTTAGAAGGCTCAAGaatgctccaaaaatgttcacactaCTTTAAACTATCTGAAAGTAGGtgctttttttgacatttaggAAGACAGGGCACATAAATTCTGCATTCAAACCTCTTGCGTTAATGGGTCGCAACACACATTTTTACTTCCATTGAgcacattaaaagttaaaccagttgaactttgaccaatcagggactcataTTCGgtacactgtaaacccgaacgTTCAGagtaattaaatataatgagtAGCTaatactcaaaattaaaaaaaaactcttctaaCTCAATCATATGAAGTTTGTTCAACACATCCCCTGTTTTGAGTATATGTAACtaatagtttttaatttaaaataaaatatgtttaaattaagtaaattaaacctaaaaaca
Proteins encoded in this region:
- the LOC111948336 gene encoding uncharacterized protein LOC111948336; this encodes MSDLPQERLNISPPFTYTGVDVFGPWFVTARRTRGGEANNKRWAVLFTCLSTRAVHIEVIESMNTSSFIHSLRRFFAIRGPSEQLHSDCGTNFVGACKELQFYKVLKESDVQRYTNSQGCSWNFNSPHSSHKGGVWEHMIGVARRILDSMLMRTPSSSLTHEVLCTLMGGVTSIINSRPLVSVSSDPEVPEILTPAMLLTRKQCVPPPPGVFTEKDMYKQQWRQVQRLADQFWCRWKREYLHTLQVRNKWQESCRNIEQGDVVLLKDSQTCRNDWPMALVTKTFPGRGGKVRKIEIKTTKDGCVKKFLRPVTEIVLLLTTKD